One part of the Falco peregrinus isolate bFalPer1 chromosome 14, bFalPer1.pri, whole genome shotgun sequence genome encodes these proteins:
- the ARL2BP gene encoding ADP-ribosylation factor-like protein 2-binding protein isoform X1, with translation MLNHVLFLSTLSRRNNHKQQQCSRLFLLQPGYAVTMETSDEENFVAISSPSDAEFDTVVGYLEAIIIAATLCNWRWVSSCLATFHFLRLSRADFVACVTHTFAYNSNVAGPVHSRNIEWHQSHCMSLDDDFQLTQRTFMEKHYREFDDSEEYKLIYTFIFNEYISIVKKYMEEKLLDLIPGFDMTAFTMSLQQHKDEMASELFDMLLTFTDFPAFKEMFLDYKAEKEGQSLDLSSGLVVTSLNK, from the exons ATGCTGAATCATGTGTTATTCCTTAGCACTTTGTCAAGAAGAAATAaccacaaacagcagcagtgtagCAGATTGTTTCTTCTCCAGCCTGGTTATGCAGTAACAATGGAGACTTCTGATGAAGAAAACTTCGTGGCCAT atcCTCCCCTTCTGATGCAGAGTTTGATACAGTTGTTGGGTATCTGGAGGCTATCATAATAG CAGCAACATTGTGTAACTGGAGATGGGTGTCATCATGTCTTGCCACTTTTCACTTTTTGAGACTGTCCAGAGCTGATTTTGTTGCGTGTGTAACTCACACGTTTGCATACAACAGTAATGTGGCAGGACCTGTTCATAGCAGGAACATTGAATGGCACCAATCTCATTGTATGAGCTTAG ATGATGATTTCCAGTTAACACAGAGGACGTTTATGGAGAAGCACTACCGGGAGTTTGATGACTCGGAAGAATACAAGCTCAtctatacttttatttttaatgaatat atctctatagtaaagaaatacatggaagaaaagctgcttgATTTGATTCCTGGTTTTGATATGACTGCTTTCACAATGTCATTGCA ACAGCACAAAGATGAAATGGCAAGTGAACTATTCGATATGCTTCTCACATTTACTGACTTTCcggctttcaaagaaatgttCTTGGATTACAAAGCT GAAAAGGAAGGTCAAAGCCTGGATTTAAGCAGTGGACTAGTGGTGACTTCATTAAACAAGTAA
- the ARL2BP gene encoding ADP-ribosylation factor-like protein 2-binding protein isoform X3 yields MLNHVLFLSTLSRRNNHKQQQCSRLFLLQPGYAVTMETSDEENFVAISSPSDAEFDTVVGYLEAIIIDDDFQLTQRTFMEKHYREFDDSEEYKLIYTFIFNEYISIVKKYMEEKLLDLIPGFDMTAFTMSLQQHKDEMASELFDMLLTFTDFPAFKEMFLDYKAEKEGQSLDLSSGLVVTSLNK; encoded by the exons ATGCTGAATCATGTGTTATTCCTTAGCACTTTGTCAAGAAGAAATAaccacaaacagcagcagtgtagCAGATTGTTTCTTCTCCAGCCTGGTTATGCAGTAACAATGGAGACTTCTGATGAAGAAAACTTCGTGGCCAT atcCTCCCCTTCTGATGCAGAGTTTGATACAGTTGTTGGGTATCTGGAGGCTATCATAATAG ATGATGATTTCCAGTTAACACAGAGGACGTTTATGGAGAAGCACTACCGGGAGTTTGATGACTCGGAAGAATACAAGCTCAtctatacttttatttttaatgaatat atctctatagtaaagaaatacatggaagaaaagctgcttgATTTGATTCCTGGTTTTGATATGACTGCTTTCACAATGTCATTGCA ACAGCACAAAGATGAAATGGCAAGTGAACTATTCGATATGCTTCTCACATTTACTGACTTTCcggctttcaaagaaatgttCTTGGATTACAAAGCT GAAAAGGAAGGTCAAAGCCTGGATTTAAGCAGTGGACTAGTGGTGACTTCATTAAACAAGTAA
- the ARL2BP gene encoding ADP-ribosylation factor-like protein 2-binding protein isoform X2, translating into METSDEENFVAISSPSDAEFDTVVGYLEAIIIAATLCNWRWVSSCLATFHFLRLSRADFVACVTHTFAYNSNVAGPVHSRNIEWHQSHCMSLDDDFQLTQRTFMEKHYREFDDSEEYKLIYTFIFNEYISIVKKYMEEKLLDLIPGFDMTAFTMSLQQHKDEMASELFDMLLTFTDFPAFKEMFLDYKAEKEGQSLDLSSGLVVTSLNK; encoded by the exons ATGGAGACTTCTGATGAAGAAAACTTCGTGGCCAT atcCTCCCCTTCTGATGCAGAGTTTGATACAGTTGTTGGGTATCTGGAGGCTATCATAATAG CAGCAACATTGTGTAACTGGAGATGGGTGTCATCATGTCTTGCCACTTTTCACTTTTTGAGACTGTCCAGAGCTGATTTTGTTGCGTGTGTAACTCACACGTTTGCATACAACAGTAATGTGGCAGGACCTGTTCATAGCAGGAACATTGAATGGCACCAATCTCATTGTATGAGCTTAG ATGATGATTTCCAGTTAACACAGAGGACGTTTATGGAGAAGCACTACCGGGAGTTTGATGACTCGGAAGAATACAAGCTCAtctatacttttatttttaatgaatat atctctatagtaaagaaatacatggaagaaaagctgcttgATTTGATTCCTGGTTTTGATATGACTGCTTTCACAATGTCATTGCA ACAGCACAAAGATGAAATGGCAAGTGAACTATTCGATATGCTTCTCACATTTACTGACTTTCcggctttcaaagaaatgttCTTGGATTACAAAGCT GAAAAGGAAGGTCAAAGCCTGGATTTAAGCAGTGGACTAGTGGTGACTTCATTAAACAAGTAA